The nucleotide sequence CGCCGAGCCGGTCGGCCAGCTCGGGGCCGGTCCAGACCTGACGCTGCTGGAGCAGCCCGAGCAGGGTGAGCACCCGCTCGGTCGTGCCCCGCTCGTCGCCGGTCGCCCTGCCCACGTGCCCATCCTTCCCGCGATAGCGGACCGATCCTGTCCGCCAGGGGTGTCAGAGTAGGCGAGAGACACGACGACCGAACGGAGCAACCCCATGAGCCGCCACTTCCAGGTCACCTTCGACGCCCACGACCCGCGGGCGCTGTCGTCCTTCTGGCGCGACGTGCTCGGCTACGTCCACCCCGGCCCGCCCGGAGTCGACCTGCCCGAGGGCGCCGACCCCCTGGCCGCGTGGGACGACTTCCTGGCCCGGATCGGCGTACCGGAGGAGCAGCGCAACACGCGGTCGGCCATCGAGGACCCGGACGGGCACGGCCCGCGGGTGTTCTTCCAGCAGGTGCCGGAGGACAAGGTCGCCAAGAACCGCGTGCACCTCGACGTCCGGGTGGCGCCCGGGCTCCAGGGCGAGGAGCGGATGGCGGCGCTGGAGGCCGAGTGCGACCGGCTCGTCGCGCTCGGCGCGAAGCGGGTGCAGCGGTACGAGCCGGAACCTCCGCTGAGCGCCGGCTGGATCACGCTGACCGACCCCGAGGGCAACGAGTTCTGCCTGGACTGACCGCTGCGAGGCCTAGGTGGCGAGGTTGCCGTAGGTGGGCCGTCCCGCCGCCTCGTACGTGAGTTGCAGGATGCCGTTGCGATGGCTCACCGACTCGGTGAGCCGGAACGCGGCCGGCATGGTGCCGTCCGCGAACAGGCGCTTGCCGCTGCCCAGCGTCAGCGGGTGGAGCCACAGGTGCAGCCGGTCCACGACGCGCAGGCGCAGCAACGACTGCACCAGGTCCAGGCTCCCGATCACGTGGAGCGCGTCGTGGCGGTCCGTCAGCTCGGCGACCTCCTCGGCGAGGTCGTCGCCGAGCAGCATCGAGTTCGCCCAGCCGAGCGGCTCGTTCAGGGTGCGGCTCGCGACGTACTTGGGCACCGCGTTGAGCAGGCCGGTGAAAGGGATCTCCGCGGGCGCCGTGGGCCAGTAACGCGCGAAGATCTCGTAGGTCCGGCGGCCCAGCAGGAGCGCGTCCATGCTCCTGGCCTGCGCGAACATGGCCGCGCCGGTCTCCTGGTCCACCAACGGCGCCTGCCACCCGCCGTGGGCGAAGCCGCCGGCCCGGTCCTCGTCGGGCTCCCCGGGCGCCTGTGCCACGCCGTCCAGCGTCACGAACTCCGTCACGACCAGCTTGCCCATGGGACGCCGCTACGCGCCGGACTGCGGGGTGGCCATCGTCGTGCCCGACCGCAGGGTCGCCAGGGCGCCGCTCCAGGCGGCCAGCTGGTCGAGCATGGTGTTCACGGCGCCCACCTGGTGATCGCCCGGCTTGAAGACGCTGAAGTTCTCGAAGTCGGTGAAGAGGGAGAGCGCCACCTGGGCGCGTACGTCCGCCATCTGCAGCTCGGCGACCACCAGGCGCAGGTGCTCCACGGCCCGGGTGCCGCCGACGCTGCCGTAGCTGACGAACCCGGCCGCCTTGTTGTTCCACTCGGCGTAGAGGAAGTCGATCGCGTTCTTCAGCGCACCGGAGGTGGAGTGGTTGTACTCCGGCGTGACGAAGACGTAGCCGTCGAACGAGGCGATCTTCTCGGCCCACCGGAGGGTGTGGGGCTGGGTGTACTGGCCGAGCGACGGCGGTGCCATCTCGTCGAGGTGCGGGAGATTGAAGTCCTTGATGTCGACGAGTTCGTAGTGGGCGTCGTCGCGCTGCGAGGCGATCTCGTGGACCCAGCGGGCCACGGTCTCCCCGTTACGCCCGGGACGTGTGCTGCCGATGATGATGCCGATCCTGGTCATGCCCCGTTCCTTCCGTCCGTCCGCCCGGTGACAGCGGGCGCCGCCGGCGGGTACCCGGTTGGCCTGGTTTCGAAC is from Micromonospora terminaliae and encodes:
- a CDS encoding VOC family protein, which gives rise to MSRHFQVTFDAHDPRALSSFWRDVLGYVHPGPPGVDLPEGADPLAAWDDFLARIGVPEEQRNTRSAIEDPDGHGPRVFFQQVPEDKVAKNRVHLDVRVAPGLQGEERMAALEAECDRLVALGAKRVQRYEPEPPLSAGWITLTDPEGNEFCLD
- a CDS encoding dihydrofolate reductase family protein, producing the protein MGKLVVTEFVTLDGVAQAPGEPDEDRAGGFAHGGWQAPLVDQETGAAMFAQARSMDALLLGRRTYEIFARYWPTAPAEIPFTGLLNAVPKYVASRTLNEPLGWANSMLLGDDLAEEVAELTDRHDALHVIGSLDLVQSLLRLRVVDRLHLWLHPLTLGSGKRLFADGTMPAAFRLTESVSHRNGILQLTYEAAGRPTYGNLAT
- a CDS encoding NADPH-dependent FMN reductase: MTRIGIIIGSTRPGRNGETVARWVHEIASQRDDAHYELVDIKDFNLPHLDEMAPPSLGQYTQPHTLRWAEKIASFDGYVFVTPEYNHSTSGALKNAIDFLYAEWNNKAAGFVSYGSVGGTRAVEHLRLVVAELQMADVRAQVALSLFTDFENFSVFKPGDHQVGAVNTMLDQLAAWSGALATLRSGTTMATPQSGA